The sequence below is a genomic window from Daphnia pulicaria isolate SC F1-1A chromosome 6, SC_F0-13Bv2, whole genome shotgun sequence.
ATCAGCAGCCACTTCAGCAACAGCCGTGCGAATGTCCAACGGACTTTCGTTGCGATAATGAGCTTCGGGAGTACCCCTAGCAGTCTTTTGATCCTGTTTCAAAAGATAACAACATTTAGTTGAGGCTcttcaaagtaaaaagaaaaaagagttatgTTATTACTTTGTAGACAGCCAAATCTCCTTGGCGCAGAGTCAAATAGACCTTGTCCCAAGATCGGCTGGATGCTTTCTTAGTAGTCGATTCCCATTCGTGTTTGCGGGTAACCGTACCCTCATACACGTCGTCTCCACCAGCTACAGAACTGCGGCGCTCTATTGGAATTATTAATGATTGTCATtattaaaatgtgtttttgacCAAACGCAGTCGACAACATCAAAGCCAACGATagacgaagaaaatgaaatggagaagaagCGGTTAAGATTGACGACAATATTCGTTTTCATAACTCGCCCAGAAAGGGGCAGCCCACGGTGATCGTCTTACAAGGCCAATATTATGACAAGAAACCGTGAAGGATCGAAAGATTGCTTTTTTTAGATGATTGGTCGCAAATACAACCTTCTTCATCATCGCAAGCAGCAGCTTCGTCATCTGAAACGCTTCCAACGCCAGACGGAAGCTGGCTTTTCGATGATTTTTTCCAGCGGAAGGAGCGGAAGGGGGACTTGGAACGTGATCGAGATCCTTTGCCTTTTGGCGGACTGGTGGTGGTTGTAGGCGTACGGGACGTATCTGACGGCCTGGCCGAACGACCCGTTGACGATGCGGCTACAGGCGTACGGCACACAAATAGCAAACGGACaacacatgaataatcttACCTTTCAACAggaaatgacttttttttggcttaAGGCATCTAAATCGTATTCTACAGACAACACAAGTTCATTCGACGTTTAAATAATGGCTAATGATAacccaacttttaaaaaataagtttcatCATTCACCAATCAAAATGaggatcaaaagaaaaaaaaaaaaaagtcatgcCTAATAAGATAATACCAAACCACTAGCTTATTAGAAACCAAAAGAATCTTGCGTCATTACTTGTCGACGAAGCTCCTGGGCTACTAGGTGAAACTGGTACGGTCTGTCCAGAAGCAGAATAGGAAGGCGAAGAAGTTGCTTCaactttggcatgcactggaatGTCACCCAATTCcatccaaaaaaagaaaaacaatttgatatACTATGTGGTCTACCAATACAGGTAAACCGGGTAAACAGAATTAACTGAAGGGCTATAAGGGAAACGAACACGAAAAATTACAGATCCACGCAAACATTGAAAATTAAGTGTGTAACAGAACTACAGTTAAGTCAAGCCAAGGGCAAAAATAGAAAGGTTAGTCATGCAGAGGCTACATCCCACCACCACTTACCGGATTTACAGAGAGTTGTAGACGTTAGCTCCTCTGAATAGAAATTACTGCAAATCAAAGCTATTTTATATTCAACAGATGCCGCCACCACGAATCGCGTACACcaaccaaccaccaccacgacTGGGTCACGTAGACAAGAGAAATCGCAAAGCTGATGCGGAAAGCTACGGAAATATCCGAACTTAAACGCAAAAAAACGGGggcaaaaaaaccaaaaaaataaaaaaaaacctttaacATAATTTTCATAGCGCGATCAAAGCCCAGTGGAATGGACGGTTCGGAGAAGGGAAagctattctttttttttgtttttgtttagtaCGGCTCTTACCTGGCACCGGTTTAATAGCTTGTTCAGCTTTAGGTGAAGCTCTCCCTTTGAGTTGTCAAAGGTTTTTGCGCGGCAAAAGaattaaagagaaaagaaaaaaaatcccaaattgGATTTGTGTAAAAGCTGTCACAATCACCGAGCTCATGTGCATtgagaaaatcaaacaagattTTACCTTCGGTGGCTTCTGTTGTGGGATCCTTATCGGTACTGCCAGATATAGGCTCGGATGGCGACGTGTCTCCGTCAGttctagaaataaaaaagaaacaagaatatGAGAATGGATGAGGCGACAAAATGGACAGATTTGACATACTGGTCGTGATGTGATCCTTCGGGTGGAGAATGAAGTGCGGCCAGAGCAGCTTGTTGAGCAGCCAATTCTTCTGCCCTTTGTCGTTCATCGTCTTCTTGACGTcgtttcaattctttcaatTCGTACTGCAATAAAATATGGAATCATTTTAGAGTGAAACAATCAACTGAGTGATCAAAACCCTCAGCTGAGAGGTTTTATGATGAGTCAAAACCACAAACAGGATTAAAAATTTAGGGCAGATAAACGAAAAGGAGATCACCACCACCATAAAACATACCTTGTGATTAGTAGTGTTAGAAGATTGTGCGTTACATGCAGTTACACTACCAGAAGCAGAGGAAAGGGCTACAGAAAATTGTGTTACGGAAGGAGTGGAATGGGCGGATTGGGTTTCGGACAAGCCGCCTTCAGAAATGGAAGGTAGAGCAGAGACTCGGCCGACCATTGGACGAATTTCAATGTTGACTGGTTCTTGGGGTTTACTTTTTGCTTTCGGACTGATTCGCAATATATTTTGCCAGATATTTAACCAACTCGAATTCTTCTTAGGACTCTTGGACAGGTCATTTTCAAGGCTTTTTCTTCTCAATTCAAGGGAATCAGAAACTTTCTTTTGCTCAAAGTCACTCAATCCAGCAAAAGTAAGTCGTTTGCTTAAATCTGGCTGGTGGTTGGCGTTACTGAAAATCCATTCTTCGCAATAGACAGCACTGGGCGATTCTGCTTTGCCACTGCATCCTTCTTGGGGGCTTTTGAAGGACTGACTCGTGTTCCGTCGTTTAATGCTCCTCTTTTTCAAGTATTTACGGcgcttttttaatttgtcgcCGGAAGCCGAGGCGTCAGATGAAGAGACGGACGAGTCCGAAACGCAGGTGGAATGAGAAAGGCGGGATAAATGGGGAGACGAGGAGGCGGAGGAATTGTTAGAAATGAAAAGGCGGTCATCTTCCTTGTTGGATGCTGACTCGTCGAAGAGTTCCTTGATGCAAGTTGGACTAGGTGTTTGGTCACTAATAGAGCGAAGTAAATTTCTGTATGGCGAATCCACAACAAAGGATGTAGGATGAAAGTAACCGGGATGCCAACTAGGACGATTCACGACCCACTCACGAGAACGAGCGCGAACACCATCACCATGCAAACTCCATTCCATCTACAGTGAAGGGGACACAAGGCAACCAAGGATAACACCACAACCACCACTAACAACATAAAAAACAACCACGTGCATAAGAAGAGCAGGAAGCATGCTGGCTGGACAAGAAAGCGGGTGGAAAAGGTGGAAAAAGCTACCGTGTCTTCGGGTCGATTGTACCCATCGAAATGTTGGTCGTAGGCTTCGCCGTCTTCGCCCAAAAGTTTCTCTTGTTCCCTAAGCTCCAGCTTGTGTGTGTAGCAGATTGACAAAGCGATAACAAAGATgacaaaatagagaaaaaaggcaccaaaagacaaaaaaagaaagaaagaaagaaagatctCGTAATCAAACAAGTGGATGacagaaagaaattctaccgGACAGTCTAAGATGTTCTCATAGAAAAGAGAATGAAACCAAAGCCACAGGCCGTCAAGCAATGTCTAGCTACTTTTGTGACAAAAATGTAAACTAATTTTGTTGATCATTTGAATCCAGTAAGGCTCGAAGCACTGAACAGAATTTCCTCTTACCGTTGTCAATCTTTCTAGGGCAGCAAAACGTTCTTCTTGGGCAGCAGCAGACTTTTCAAACgcctcgtgtttctttatcaAATTTTCTACTTCGTCTATGGTGTGCTGCAATTGAAAATATGccaaaacaagtgaaaaagaaattagattCCGTGACTCACGATGATGCAATCTCTTAGCTTACTCCTAATTCATGACTCATCAGGTAGGATTCTTGCGCCATCAACCATCCTTCAGCAACGGCGGCGTCGCGGGCGAATTGGTAGACTTCCAAAACTAGAATAACAACAGGGAAAGGCTAAAATAAGTGCCGTTCATAAATTTGTACAACGCATTGAAAACGCACTGAGCTGGAGGTGTTCCCAACGTTCCTCCCATCGATGTAACATGGAGTTGCGTTGGTTGGTGAGGGCTACAAGTTTCTCTTTGATCTACGATAAGAGAAAtataattataaataaaacgaATAAAGATTTCATCAATGCGGATTAATAACCTCGTTGGTGGCATAGTGCCCTCTGGATAAAAGTTCTTTGCCAAGAGCAATGCAGGCTGAAAAATTGTCTCCTCTTGCGTCGATTTCAGCCTTGAGACTCTGGTGATTGTTCATCAATAGTTCAACACCGCTCACATCGctataaaggaaaaaaggaaaacgaaaataaataaatcaatttaattcCATAAATGAAGTGAAAAAGATTTTACCGTGGTTTTTCTGTTGTGTTCATCTGTCGGATGAGGTCTTCGATCCACAAAACAAGAGTGCGTACCATGGAGAAGAATCGGAAGAGGTCTCCGGTGTCGGCTAATTTCTGGCGTCGGCCTTCGCATAAGGCTTGCAACTGTAGCCAGGCATTGACAACTTCACCTTCACGACCAGTGATTTCACGAGCTTTGTCTCCGGCGTAAGCTGTTTGGAGTCGCTGTGAATCTTCCTGGACACCCTGGACTTGACTCTGTAACGTCTGAAGATCCTGAAAAGATGAATCGATAGATTTTAGGAATGTGCTCAATGGGCAAAACCAATCCAGTTTACTCAATTTACCTGGATGAAATTCTGGTGTTTTCTCTGGAGTGCGGACACGGATCCTGCATCTCTTCCCAACTCATCAGAAAgtgtgttttgtttctcgACGATGCGGCCCAGCACGTCTTTGCAATCATGGAAGAACTTGTGCAGTTCGCGTGAGGCAGCCAACATTTGCGTTCTCGTATCAATCAATTCCAGGAGATCAGCCCAGGCTTCGTTCAGATCATCCTTCCATTCGGCGATAGTAGCGGCGTCAGAGTGACGGGCACCCATCAGCTGATCAGCGATCTCGTTGACGGCTGCCACTCGTTCAGTGCCGATCGTTTCAGTGTCTCGGGCAAATTCCTGGCGAAtaacaaaagataaaatagAAACAGTTCCAAAAATGGACGATATTGATATTGCATTACCTTGAAGCGTTCCCAGAGAAGTGTGACGTGATCGTAATCCTGACCGAGTTCGTGAGAGCCGGCAACGACTTCACGATCAGCGATCCATTGGCGGAGATCGTCGACTTCGCGGCTAAGCATAAAGAGCTGCAAAGCTTCTTCCAACTTGGCACGGCGTTCTTGAGCCAGATCGCGAAGACCAGCGTACAATTTGTCAACCTGGGCTTGTCGAACGGCAATCTGGTCACTGTCTGGATGTCCTTCAGCGATAAGCTGGGTGGATGTCTCTCCAAGAGAGCGGATGGTCTCGGCGTAGTCTTCCACGGCCAGTTCCAAAGTTTGATGTTTCTTCATCAAGTTCTGGGCTGAAATTTCATCTTTTCCGCGATCTTCCACCATCATGTACAGTTCCTGTTCGCTCATCCATGACTCGGCCTCACTGGCATCGAAAAAGTACTGCTGGGCACGTTCAGAAGCCAACAGTTTGGCTCGTCGATTATCCATGGCGTCTTTCAGTGTCTGGAAACGAGGTAAAATTgttaataacaaacaaaaaaacgaaaaaatcaaatttgttcCAGTTCACGTACCTGCCAAGTATCGAGCAATTCTTCGATGAGGTTGGAGAACTCTTCAGAATCGGCGTGATCTTCGTCGATCAATTTCTGTCCGTTGTTGCATACCAAGTGAATGCGCTGTTCATGGTTGTCGATTTCTGTTCTCAGTGActggttcttctttttcaagacGTTGACGTTGAAGAGTGAATTGCCATTGTCGCTGGCAGTGGCCAACGGCATTTTATCTGAGATCCAGAGCTTCTCGTCCTCGACGTCGCGACGGAATTGGTAtgcttccttcttcttttccaaatcGCGTTGGCGTCTGACCAGTGGTGCTTTCAGCTCATCGAATCTTCTTTCGACAGCTTCCTTCTTCTGTTGAATGTCTTCCACCTTCTCGGGCGTCATGCGCTCCAAATACTCGGCCTGTGCGCCCAATTCAGACACTTGCTGGGCTTTGATTGCCATCTGCGTTTCAATCATCTGCTGCTTCTGCATCAAGATGTTGACAGAGGCCAAGTCCTCGCCAGTGCCTCCAGTCACCATCTGTTTCTCCAGGTCAGACATCCAGGTATCGATGTCATCGCAGGTTTGCTCGTAAAGGACTTGCCTATTAGCGTCGAATAAGCGTTCACCCTTTTCGCGTGTTGTCCTCTCGAGGTCATCAAACTGGTGACTCAATTCCtgaaattacattttaaaaaatcgtttagagtgaaattgaaattgttttaataGTTTTTCAAGTAAATACCTGGATACGCGGATCAATGGTTGAAATAATTTCTGGCTTTTCAGTAATCAATTGCTCCCCAGCCTGCTGGATATGGTAGAGTCGGTCTTTGTTTGAAGCTATTTCAGCCTCAAAAGCCTGGTGACGAGTCCACTTGGAGTGAACTGTTTTAGCGCTGCGATAAGTCTCGTCCTGGGCAATTATGTTCTTTTCTTGGATCCATTCGGAAAGCTCTTCGCAGTCTTGCAAGAACTGTTGAAGTTGGAGGGCGTCACGCAGCTTCTCCATAAGTTGAACGGCTCTCTGGCGGTTAGCCTCGCGACGTTCACTAATGTTTTCTGCTTTTCGTTGGGCCTTGTCGGCTGCAAAGTGGCCCTCGTCTTCCAAACgctgagcaaactggattACGTTGTTGACCTTATCGTCGTTGGCGTCCATTGTGGTAAGGAATGCTTCGTGGCGCTTAATGGCATTCTCTGCTTGTTCCAAATTGGCTGGCATTTCATCCTATAGAAACACAAGATACAAAAAGACGTGAGATATACATCCCGTACAAATAATCGGGGTCAATTTCAATACCTTGGAGAGAACGTGTTCTTGGTGAGCGAGAAGAACTTCCGCTTGTTTGGCATCTCGCAAGAACATTTGCAGGTTGAGGGACTGAGAGAGCAATTGCTGGCGGTTCTCCCACATTTGATGCAATTCCTCCCAGCCGTCACGCAGGGCCTTGAGTCGCTCTCGCAAGAACATGTATTGCGGGTCGTCCGATGTCGTCTCTTCGGCAGTGATGCGCTCACCGTAATCCATCATACGTGAATAATCATCGGTGTAGTTATCAATCTCCTCGCGGATACCTTGATGTTGACTCAACAATTTCTCGGCTTCTGCGAGGGAAGCA
It includes:
- the LOC124344566 gene encoding spectrin beta chain-like isoform X4 — protein: MADDVTPDVVRVRAGKTADKRRSWHVARVAADIQRSLAEQSPTRQARSSWHPNDDWSLSYHQGSGWATTADSGVSSDQVGQQQQQKASFSIASWADRPVPKEMDALANYSSKQPVHQQNSSSDEDSQNDLVPPVFIVPVILSTTDPPDVQVLNQHKRIVTTLADNYIDVVVKELRDERESVQKKTFQKWVNSHLVRVGNRIGDLYTDLRDGKMLLKLLEVLSGERLPRPTKGKMRIHCLENVDKALQFLRDQRVHLENMGSHDIVDGSSRLTLGLIWTIILRFQIQDITIEETDNNETRSAKDALLLWCQMKTAGYQNVNIRNFTTSWRDGLAFNAIIHKHCPELVQYDKLSKSNAMFNLNNAFNVAEQKLGLTKLLDAEDIYVDQPDEKSIITYVVTYYHYFSKLKQETVQGKRIGKVVGLAMENDRMITEYETLTSDLLRWIESTIQSLSERDFANSLAGVQQQLLQFNNYRTLEKPPKFVEKGNLEVLLFTLQSKMRANNQKPYFPKEGKMISDINKAWERLEKSEHERELTLREELIRQEKLEQLAARFDRKAGMRETWLSENQRLVSQDNFGFDLAAVEAAAKKHEAIETDILAYEERVQAVVAVAQELEAENYHDIDRINARKDNVLRLWQYLLELLRARRMRLELSLQLQQNFQEMLYILDSMEELKVRLLSEDYGKHLMGVEDLLQKHALVEADINVLGERVKMVVQHSQRFLETEATGGFGPCDPAIIVDRVQQLEDAYAELVKLAVERRARLEESRKLWQFYWDMADEENWIKEKEHILSTGDIGHDLTTIHLLISKHKALEEDIASHEPALYSVVNVGEELIQQEHFGSEKIQERITEMVEMWNHLCETAAYRRKRLEEAVSYHQFFTDADDVDTWMLDVLRLVSSEDVGRDEANVQSLLKKHKDVTEELKNYASTIDALKEQSEQLGEQDRTSPEVVERLASIERRYRELMELAKLRKQRLLDALSLYKLFSEADGVEQWIGEKERMLETMVPAKDIEDVEVMRHRYDGFDREMNANASRVAVVNQLARQLLHVEHPNSEDIVARQNQLNARWAELRDRAEAKRDELQSAHGVQTFHIECRETILWIEDKIRILQSTDSLEMDLTGIMTLQRRLSGMERDLAAIQAKLDSLDKEAEKIGVEHPEEEEVIHERLGQIRSVWENLTQMLKERDAKLEEAGDLHRFLRDLDHFQAWLTKTQTDVASEDIPASLAEAEKLLSQHQGIREEIDNYTDDYSRMMDYGERITAEETTSDDPQYMFLRERLKALRDGWEELHQMWENRQQLLSQSLNLQMFLRDAKQAEVLLAHQEHVLSKDEMPANLEQAENAIKRHEAFLTTMDANDDKVNNVIQFAQRLEDEGHFAADKAQRKAENISERREANRQRAVQLMEKLRDALQLQQFLQDCEELSEWIQEKNIIAQDETYRSAKTVHSKWTRHQAFEAEIASNKDRLYHIQQAGEQLITEKPEIISTIDPRIQELSHQFDDLERTTREKGERLFDANRQVLYEQTCDDIDTWMSDLEKQMVTGGTGEDLASVNILMQKQQMIETQMAIKAQQVSELGAQAEYLERMTPEKVEDIQQKKEAVERRFDELKAPLVRRQRDLEKKKEAYQFRRDVEDEKLWISDKMPLATASDNGNSLFNVNVLKKKNQSLRTEIDNHEQRIHLVCNNGQKLIDEDHADSEEFSNLIEELLDTWQTLKDAMDNRRAKLLASERAQQYFFDASEAESWMSEQELYMMVEDRGKDEISAQNLMKKHQTLELAVEDYAETIRSLGETSTQLIAEGHPDSDQIAVRQAQVDKLYAGLRDLAQERRAKLEEALQLFMLSREVDDLRQWIADREVVAGSHELGQDYDHVTLLWERFKEFARDTETIGTERVAAVNEIADQLMGARHSDAATIAEWKDDLNEAWADLLELIDTRTQMLAASRELHKFFHDCKDVLGRIVEKQNTLSDELGRDAGSVSALQRKHQNFIQDLQTLQSQVQGVQEDSQRLQTAYAGDKAREITGREGEVVNAWLQLQALCEGRRQKLADTGDLFRFFSMVRTLVLWIEDLIRQMNTTEKPRDVSGVELLMNNHQSLKAEIDARGDNFSACIALGKELLSRGHYATNEIKEKLVALTNQRNSMLHRWEERWEHLQLILEVYQFARDAAVAEGWLMAQESYLMSHELGHTIDEVENLIKKHEAFEKSAAAQEERFAALERLTTMEWSLHGDGVRARSREWVVNRPSWHPGYFHPTSFVVDSPYRNLLRSISDQTPSPTCIKELFDESASNKEDDRLFISNNSSASSSPHLSRLSHSTCVSDSSVSSSDASASGDKLKKRRKYLKKRSIKRRNTSQSFKSPQEGCSGKAESPSAVYCEEWIFSNANHQPDLSKRLTFAGLSDFEQKKVSDSLELRRKSLENDLSKSPKKNSSWLNIWQNILRISPKAKSKPQEPVNIEIRPMVGRVSALPSISEGGLSETQSAHSTPSVTQFSVALSSASGSVTACNAQSSNTTNHKYELKELKRRQEDDERQRAEELAAQQAALAALHSPPEGSHHDQTDGDTSPSEPISGSTDKDPTTEATEAASSTGRSARPSDTSRTPTTTTSPPKGKGSRSRSKSPFRSFRWKKSSKSQLPSGVGSVSDDEAAACDDEEERRSSVAGGDDVYEGTVTRKHEWESTTKKASSRSWDKVYLTLRQGDLAVYKDQKTARGTPEAHYRNESPLDIRTAVAEVAADYTKKRHVFRLKLSNGGEYLFQAKDDEEMNGWVTKLQASTTAAVESASAGSSRAQTMPAQATKDEPKKRSFFTLKKK